One Apis cerana isolate GH-2021 linkage group LG15, AcerK_1.0, whole genome shotgun sequence DNA window includes the following coding sequences:
- the LOC107997947 gene encoding H/ACA ribonucleoprotein complex subunit 2-like protein: MESVIKMEVDESVKEADSGDVIEISYEEKLKYTNPIAKPMASKKLTKKIYKCIKKASKHKSYLRNGLKDVQKHLRKGEKGLVVFAGDVFPIEIMCHLPIVCEDKNIPYCYTPSRQDIGTAMGVKRGSLMVLIKEHEEYKDLYEEIKSNMITLSMPL, from the exons atggaATCAGTAATAAAAATGGAAGTTGACGAAAGCGTGAAAGAAGCAGATAGTGGTGATGTTATAGAAATTAGTTACGAAGAAAAACTCAAATACACAAATCCTATAGCTAAACCTATGGCTTCAAAGAAATTaaccaaaaaaatttataaatgtattaaaaaag CTTCAAAACATAAATCTTATCTTCGAAATGGTTTAAAAGATGTTCAAAAACATCTtcggaaaggagaaaaagg attggTAGTATTTGCTGGAGATGTTTTTCCAATAGAAATTATGTGTCATTTACCAATTGTATGTGAAGATAAAAACATTCCATATTGTTACACACCTTCGAGACAAGATATTGGTACTGCTATGGGAGTGAAAAGAGGTAGTCTTATGGTACTTATTAAAGAACATGAAGAATACAAAGACCTTTATGAAGAAATTAAGTCAAACATGATAACATTATCAATGCCATTATAA